The Streptomyces sp. NBC_01591 genome window below encodes:
- a CDS encoding metallophosphoesterase, protein MSTLAQEATVAAVSIVASAAAHRYLYLRLVKDVTSSARLRSAGGATAVALTVLVPTGVLAAQYANPTRIAWLAWPAFVWVALAAYLLMTLVALEIPARLTARALRRRTGTGPAIPAQAPRAPVVQQSQSVAAPIMGAPNPRPAQDPPRMVDRRLVLARSVALLATSTAMATTGYGFHRGLGAPDVKVVPVALRRLHPSLDGMRITMASDLHLGPFFGRAHTARMVRMINNTSPDIVAIVGDLSDGTAGDLAAHAAPLTRLSSTHGTFFVTGNHDYRHDVDAWIATLADFRVTTLRNTRTLIKHRGGAIDLAGVTDITGEQNRDTPDYDRALGDRDASHPVVLLAHQPVQVHEAARHKVDLQLSGHTHGGAFFPGNLLVPLTQPLTAGLATIDHTQLYVSRGVGASLPPIRVGAPPDITVIELRRQ, encoded by the coding sequence GTGAGCACCCTCGCGCAGGAAGCCACCGTCGCCGCCGTGAGCATCGTCGCCTCGGCCGCCGCACACCGCTACCTCTACCTGAGGCTCGTCAAGGACGTCACATCGTCCGCCCGGCTGCGCAGCGCGGGCGGGGCCACGGCGGTCGCCCTCACGGTCCTGGTCCCCACCGGTGTCCTCGCCGCTCAGTACGCGAACCCCACACGCATCGCATGGCTGGCCTGGCCGGCCTTCGTGTGGGTCGCCCTGGCCGCCTACCTGCTGATGACGCTCGTCGCCCTGGAGATCCCTGCACGCCTCACGGCGCGTGCACTGCGGCGTCGAACCGGAACCGGCCCCGCGATTCCCGCGCAGGCCCCTCGGGCGCCGGTCGTGCAGCAGAGCCAGTCCGTCGCGGCTCCGATCATGGGCGCCCCGAATCCCCGACCGGCCCAGGACCCACCGCGGATGGTGGACCGCCGTCTCGTGCTGGCCCGCTCGGTCGCGCTGCTCGCCACCAGTACCGCCATGGCCACCACCGGCTACGGCTTTCACCGCGGCCTGGGAGCACCCGATGTGAAAGTCGTGCCCGTGGCCCTGCGCCGACTGCACCCCTCCCTCGACGGCATGCGCATCACCATGGCCAGCGACCTCCACCTAGGGCCATTCTTCGGCCGCGCCCACACCGCACGCATGGTCCGGATGATCAACAACACGTCGCCCGACATCGTCGCCATCGTGGGCGATCTCTCCGACGGCACCGCCGGCGACCTGGCCGCTCACGCCGCGCCGCTCACCCGGCTGTCCTCGACCCACGGCACCTTCTTCGTCACGGGCAACCACGACTACCGCCACGATGTCGACGCCTGGATCGCCACACTCGCCGACTTCCGCGTTACCACCCTGCGCAACACCCGAACACTCATCAAACATCGGGGCGGAGCCATCGACCTCGCAGGCGTCACCGACATCACAGGCGAGCAGAACCGCGACACACCCGACTACGACAGGGCCCTCGGCGACCGCGACGCCTCCCACCCCGTCGTCCTGCTCGCCCACCAACCTGTGCAGGTGCACGAAGCCGCCCGACACAAAGTCGATCTCCAACTGTCCGGGCACACACACGGCGGAGCCTTCTTCCCCGGCAACCTGCTCGTGCCACTGACCCAACCCCTCACAGCGGGACTGGCTACCATCGACCACACACAGCTC
- a CDS encoding response regulator transcription factor: MTTVLIVDDQTLQRLGFRMLLEAQPDISVVGEASQGQEAVRLTAELRPDVVLMDVRMPGVNGIEATRRIVESGGRSRVLVLTTFDLDEYAYEALRAGAAGFFLKDARPEELVVGIRAVAAGDSVISPSLTRRLIDAFTTSHPQRTSGALVLSPGQRRQLAALTEREREVLAAVATGWSNTEIAAHLHLAESTVKSHVSRILAKIDVRDRVQAVIFAYDVGLARPQ; the protein is encoded by the coding sequence ATGACCACCGTCCTCATCGTCGACGACCAGACCCTGCAACGACTGGGCTTTCGCATGCTCCTCGAAGCACAGCCGGACATCTCGGTCGTCGGCGAAGCCTCCCAGGGCCAGGAGGCCGTCCGCCTGACCGCGGAACTGCGTCCCGACGTCGTCCTGATGGACGTCCGGATGCCCGGCGTCAACGGCATCGAGGCCACCCGCCGCATCGTCGAGTCCGGCGGCCGTTCGCGGGTTTTGGTCCTGACCACCTTCGACCTCGACGAGTACGCCTACGAGGCCCTGCGGGCCGGCGCGGCCGGCTTCTTCCTCAAGGACGCACGCCCCGAGGAACTCGTCGTCGGCATCCGGGCCGTGGCGGCCGGCGACAGCGTCATCTCCCCGAGCCTGACACGCAGACTCATCGACGCCTTCACTACCTCTCACCCACAACGGACGTCCGGCGCTCTTGTGCTCAGCCCCGGACAGCGACGACAACTGGCCGCCCTGACCGAACGCGAACGCGAAGTTCTCGCCGCCGTTGCCACGGGATGGTCCAACACCGAGATAGCCGCCCACCTCCACCTGGCCGAGTCGACGGTCAAATCCCACGTCAGCCGCATCCTGGCAAAGATCGACGTCCGCGACCGCGTACAGGCCGTCATCTTCGCCTACGACGTGGGCCTGGCCCGCCCGCAGTGA
- a CDS encoding sensor histidine kinase, protein MSEPTTREPVHGTSPHASRLPRSLTSDPDHRVTVSIISGLAAWRILDRDHPRLRLWAVPVFCAVLALPALLNPANRAHLPSEIVLTLAYTVPLLWRERRPGLVFAITTAASVLALPLNVLNGADAARIVALYNVGRYGSHRQLVLACTVTAAQLVLWIAAFWGSGHLQHAKRPEIVTLLAMLAVTACAALALTGRLAKAYIVALETERDQQTRLAAAAERTRVSHEMHDILGHTLAVIIGLADGAAALARSRSEKSADTLDLIGDSGREALAELRRLLIVVDNPATPRDTTPLAPQPTLQDLPTLLHRVRAAGPTADLHTNGDLTPLSPGLQLTVYRIVQEALTNTLKHAAADTTVSVDLYRDEESVHVTVEDTGPTRAADSERHARHSGQGLVGMRHRAALYQGRISAGPTLAGGWRVHTVLSTSRTLPSAAQEKHRI, encoded by the coding sequence ATGAGCGAGCCGACCACCCGAGAACCTGTACACGGCACCTCGCCCCATGCTTCCCGGCTTCCGCGGTCACTGACCAGCGACCCCGACCACCGCGTCACGGTGTCGATCATCAGCGGGCTGGCCGCCTGGCGGATACTCGACCGCGACCACCCCCGTCTGCGGCTGTGGGCCGTGCCCGTCTTCTGCGCCGTCCTCGCACTGCCCGCTCTGCTCAACCCGGCCAACCGCGCCCACCTGCCAAGCGAGATCGTCCTCACCCTCGCCTACACGGTTCCGCTGCTGTGGCGGGAACGACGGCCCGGCCTGGTGTTCGCGATCACCACAGCCGCCTCCGTCCTCGCGCTGCCGCTGAACGTCCTCAACGGCGCCGACGCGGCCCGGATCGTCGCGCTCTACAACGTCGGCCGCTACGGTAGCCACCGCCAGCTGGTCCTCGCCTGCACGGTCACCGCCGCCCAGCTCGTTCTCTGGATCGCGGCATTCTGGGGAAGCGGCCATCTGCAACACGCCAAGCGCCCAGAAATCGTCACACTGCTGGCCATGCTCGCCGTGACCGCCTGCGCCGCACTGGCCCTCACCGGACGCCTGGCGAAAGCCTACATTGTGGCCCTGGAGACCGAGCGGGACCAACAGACCCGCCTGGCCGCAGCCGCGGAGCGCACCCGCGTCTCCCACGAGATGCACGACATCCTCGGCCACACCCTCGCCGTGATCATCGGGCTGGCCGACGGAGCTGCCGCTCTGGCCAGGTCCCGCTCGGAGAAATCCGCCGACACCCTCGACCTCATCGGTGACAGCGGCCGCGAGGCCCTCGCGGAACTACGCCGCCTGCTCATCGTGGTCGACAACCCCGCGACACCACGGGACACCACCCCGCTCGCCCCGCAGCCGACCCTTCAGGACCTGCCCACGCTGCTCCACCGCGTCCGCGCCGCCGGCCCCACCGCCGACCTGCACACCAACGGGGACCTGACACCGCTCAGTCCCGGCCTTCAGCTCACCGTCTACCGCATCGTGCAGGAAGCCCTCACCAACACCCTCAAACATGCCGCGGCCGACACCACCGTGTCCGTCGACCTGTACAGAGATGAGGAATCGGTGCACGTCACGGTGGAGGACACGGGCCCGACCCGTGCGGCGGACAGCGAACGGCACGCCAGGCACAGCGGGCAAGGACTGGTCGGCATGCGCCACCGCGCCGCCCTCTACCAGGGGCGCATCAGCGCAGGCCCGACCCTCGCTGGCGGCTGGCGCGTCCACACCGTCCTGAGCACATCCCGCACCCTGCCCAGCGCCGCCCAGGAGAAGCACCGCATATGA
- a CDS encoding MMPL family transporter, giving the protein MATFLYRLGRLAFRRRRLVLLAWIAVLVAAVIGVSSVSGSTTDDFTLPGTQSQQAIDLLEKEFPQASAGGATARVVIEAPDGQKLTSAAHKQEVESLVADLRKAPQVANVADPFTAGLVSSSGSIAYAQVTYAVPQADITPAASDALHEVADKGEKASLKISLGGNAVLEEEQSNAAELIGLLVAAFVLVITFGSLVAAGLPLVSAIVGVGIALCAITVASSFVDMASNAQTLALMLGLAVAIDYALFIVSRYRTELREGHTPEEAAGRALGTAGSAVVFAGLTVVIALAGLSVIGIAMLTTMGLAAAFAITVAVLVALTLLPATLGFTGTRVAHGRLTTRRVRAEQHGRRVTMGVRWGRFVTRHPWKMLLASVIGLGVLAIPALSLRLTLPDDSMAAPGSTQRVAYDTLSKGFGPGFSGPLTIVVDARDSDDAKTAAMDTSAMLEGLDDVATVRPPVFNEAGDVALITAVPSSPPTSQETVDLVGDIREGSDAVEKDSGTQVMVTGTTALNIDVSAKLGEAMVPYLAIVVGLALVLLLLVFRSVLIPIKAAAGFLLSVVATLGVLVAVFQWGWLKDVFGVDETAPIVSLLPILLIGVVFGLAMDYEVFLVSGMREAYVHGAGPTEAIVTGFRHGARVVTAAAIIMISVFAGFLLDDIALVKSIGMGLATAVLFDAFVIRMTLVPAVMTLLGARAWALPRWLDRLLPNVDVEGEKLRRVLAERDRQTRFPAQNDQEPTAPAPIG; this is encoded by the coding sequence GTGGCCACCTTTCTCTACCGGCTCGGCCGGCTCGCCTTCCGGCGGCGCAGGCTGGTGCTGCTGGCGTGGATCGCGGTGCTCGTCGCCGCGGTCATCGGCGTCAGCAGCGTGTCGGGCAGTACGACGGACGACTTCACGCTTCCCGGAACCCAGTCGCAGCAGGCCATCGACCTGCTGGAGAAGGAGTTCCCGCAGGCTTCGGCCGGCGGCGCCACGGCCCGTGTGGTCATCGAGGCTCCGGACGGGCAGAAGCTGACGTCCGCCGCGCACAAGCAGGAGGTGGAGTCCCTGGTCGCCGACCTGCGCAAGGCACCGCAGGTGGCGAACGTCGCCGACCCCTTCACCGCCGGCCTGGTCAGCTCCTCGGGCAGCATCGCCTACGCCCAGGTGACCTACGCCGTCCCGCAGGCCGACATCACTCCCGCCGCGTCGGACGCCCTGCACGAGGTGGCGGACAAGGGCGAGAAGGCAAGCCTGAAGATCAGCCTCGGCGGCAACGCGGTGCTGGAGGAGGAGCAGAGCAACGCGGCCGAACTGATCGGCCTGCTGGTCGCCGCATTCGTCCTGGTCATCACCTTCGGTTCACTGGTCGCGGCCGGACTGCCCCTGGTGTCTGCGATCGTCGGCGTCGGCATCGCCCTGTGTGCCATCACCGTCGCCTCGTCGTTCGTCGACATGGCCTCCAACGCGCAGACCCTGGCGCTCATGCTGGGTCTGGCGGTGGCCATCGACTACGCCCTGTTCATCGTCTCCCGCTACCGCACAGAGCTGCGTGAGGGGCACACGCCCGAGGAAGCCGCCGGGCGTGCCCTGGGCACCGCGGGCTCGGCGGTGGTCTTCGCCGGTCTGACCGTCGTCATCGCGCTCGCCGGTCTGAGTGTCATCGGCATCGCGATGCTCACCACCATGGGCCTGGCCGCGGCCTTCGCCATCACCGTCGCCGTGCTGGTCGCGCTCACCCTCCTGCCGGCCACGCTGGGCTTCACCGGTACCCGCGTGGCCCACGGCCGCCTCACCACACGCCGCGTGCGTGCCGAGCAGCACGGCCGACGCGTCACGATGGGCGTTCGCTGGGGTCGCTTCGTCACCCGCCACCCCTGGAAGATGCTGCTGGCGTCGGTTATCGGCCTGGGTGTGCTGGCCATTCCGGCACTGTCGCTGCGGCTGACCCTGCCCGACGACAGCATGGCCGCTCCCGGCAGCACCCAGCGCGTGGCCTACGACACGCTCAGCAAGGGTTTCGGGCCGGGCTTCAGCGGCCCGCTGACCATCGTCGTCGACGCTCGCGACAGCGACGACGCCAAGACCGCGGCCATGGACACCTCCGCCATGCTGGAGGGTCTCGACGACGTCGCCACCGTACGGCCCCCGGTCTTCAACGAGGCCGGTGACGTCGCCCTGATCACTGCGGTGCCGAGCAGTCCGCCCACCAGCCAGGAGACCGTCGACCTGGTCGGCGACATCCGCGAGGGCAGCGACGCGGTGGAGAAGGACAGCGGCACGCAGGTGATGGTGACAGGCACGACCGCGCTCAACATCGATGTCTCCGCCAAGCTCGGCGAGGCGATGGTGCCCTACCTGGCCATCGTCGTCGGCCTCGCGCTGGTCCTGCTGCTCCTCGTGTTCCGCTCGGTCCTGATCCCGATCAAGGCCGCGGCCGGCTTCCTGCTCAGCGTCGTCGCCACCCTCGGCGTGCTGGTCGCCGTGTTCCAGTGGGGCTGGCTCAAGGACGTCTTCGGCGTCGACGAGACCGCACCCATCGTCAGCCTGCTGCCTATCCTGCTGATCGGCGTGGTCTTCGGCCTGGCCATGGACTACGAGGTGTTCCTCGTCTCCGGGATGCGCGAGGCCTATGTCCACGGCGCCGGCCCCACCGAAGCGATCGTCACCGGGTTCCGCCACGGCGCCCGCGTGGTCACCGCCGCCGCCATCATCATGATCTCGGTGTTCGCCGGGTTCCTCCTCGACGACATCGCCCTGGTGAAATCCATCGGCATGGGCCTTGCCACCGCGGTCCTCTTCGACGCCTTCGTCATCCGCATGACCCTCGTCCCCGCGGTGATGACCCTGCTCGGCGCACGGGCCTGGGCACTTCCCCGCTGGCTCGACCGCCTCCTGCCCAACGTCGACGTGGAGGGCGAGAAGCTCCGCCGGGTACTGGCCGAACGCGACCGCCAGACCCGCTTCCCCGCGCAGAACGACCAGGAGCCGACGGCGCCCGCGCCCATCGGATAG
- a CDS encoding SDR family NAD(P)-dependent oxidoreductase, giving the protein MDRPVAVITGATSGLGRIAAFELARRGYHIGTVARSRSKAQALVADLRAVTAEPVDVFHADLGVLSDARRAGEEIAARYPRLDVLVNNAGLHAFAQRITTEGLAEMTAVNYLGPFVLTEALTAKLGASAPVRIVNVASEAAQQAKTIAPAEDLRRTEPYTRRESMSLYGRTKLMTIMWTQELARRLDADKVTVNCCDPGFNATGLGRDLPGSAVLQRVLNTLRIGDPRKGAGIIVRLATDPALAGTTGGYFSVRDARPLQCPEPGREPRVQRELWDATVALLAARPAG; this is encoded by the coding sequence ATGGATCGTCCCGTCGCTGTGATCACGGGAGCCACCTCCGGGCTGGGCCGCATCGCTGCCTTCGAGCTGGCCCGCCGGGGCTACCACATCGGCACCGTGGCCCGCTCCCGCAGCAAGGCACAAGCCCTCGTCGCCGACCTGAGGGCGGTGACCGCCGAGCCCGTCGATGTCTTCCATGCCGACCTCGGCGTGCTCTCCGACGCCCGCCGCGCGGGCGAGGAGATCGCCGCGCGCTATCCGCGCCTGGACGTCCTGGTGAACAACGCCGGCCTGCACGCCTTCGCGCAGCGCATCACCACCGAGGGCCTCGCGGAGATGACGGCGGTGAACTACCTCGGCCCGTTCGTCCTGACCGAGGCGCTGACGGCGAAGCTCGGCGCCTCGGCGCCGGTCCGGATCGTCAACGTCGCCTCCGAAGCAGCCCAGCAGGCGAAAACGATCGCCCCGGCCGAGGATCTGCGGCGCACCGAGCCCTACACCCGGCGGGAGTCGATGTCCCTGTACGGGCGCACCAAGTTGATGACCATCATGTGGACGCAGGAACTCGCCCGCCGCCTGGATGCGGACAAGGTGACCGTGAACTGCTGCGACCCCGGCTTCAACGCCACCGGCCTGGGCCGGGACCTGCCCGGCTCCGCCGTCCTGCAGCGGGTGCTGAACACCCTGAGGATCGGCGATCCCCGCAAGGGCGCTGGCATCATCGTGCGACTCGCCACCGACCCGGCGCTCGCGGGCACCACCGGGGGCTACTTCTCCGTCCGTGACGCCCGTCCCTTGCAGTGCCCCGAGCCCGGCCGGGAGCCGCGCGTGCAGCGGGAGCTGTGGGACGCGACGGTGGCGCTTCTTGCCGCCCGCCCGGCTGGCTGA
- a CDS encoding MarR family winged helix-turn-helix transcriptional regulator: MEQHESTTAGSAPEQVGLSFLTLAYSLREQVDQHMLATAGLSLSRTKVLQALVSSGALHQAQLAASLGQAPRSVTQIVEGLERLGMVARTGDPEDRRRKTVSITDIGRTALRAAEEAGTHVLRQRFGRLEPQQLATLDTLLAHLDIALTGGKTG; the protein is encoded by the coding sequence ATGGAGCAGCACGAATCAACAACGGCAGGCAGCGCCCCGGAGCAGGTGGGACTGTCCTTCCTCACCCTCGCGTACAGCCTGCGCGAACAGGTCGACCAGCACATGCTGGCGACCGCAGGCCTGTCCCTGTCCCGCACCAAGGTCCTTCAGGCACTGGTCAGCAGCGGCGCGCTCCACCAAGCACAGCTGGCCGCCTCCCTCGGCCAAGCACCGCGCTCCGTCACCCAGATCGTGGAGGGCCTGGAGCGCCTCGGCATGGTCGCCCGAACCGGCGACCCCGAGGACCGCCGCCGCAAGACCGTCTCCATCACCGACATCGGCCGCACGGCACTAAGGGCCGCGGAAGAAGCAGGCACGCACGTGCTTCGCCAGCGCTTCGGCCGCCTCGAACCACAACAGCTGGCCACACTCGACACACTGCTCGCGCACCTGGACATCGCCCTCACTGGCGGCAAGACCGGCTGA
- a CDS encoding class I SAM-dependent methyltransferase, which yields MTTLLPRVLRALEQFHAAHPWDHNAHYHRWILRQLASRFNRALDVGSGSGDLARLLASRAGAVHGIDVDPTIVDRARELTKPAAPVTFTVGDALKDVPPGPYNVITCVATIHHMPFSDALTCFRQELAPGGTLVVVGVYRPQSRSDYLIDAVAIPANVAMAWIKNKGRKAPRPASMTAPTRPATTTFADIVRDAHQALPGARLHRRLFWRYTLVWHRH from the coding sequence ATGACGACTTTGCTGCCCCGCGTCCTTCGAGCACTTGAGCAGTTCCATGCCGCCCATCCCTGGGACCACAACGCCCATTACCACCGGTGGATCCTGCGCCAGCTGGCCAGCCGTTTCAACAGGGCTTTGGACGTCGGATCAGGGAGCGGTGACCTCGCCAGACTCCTGGCCTCACGGGCCGGAGCGGTGCACGGTATCGACGTCGATCCCACGATCGTCGATCGCGCGCGGGAACTCACAAAACCCGCCGCCCCGGTGACCTTCACTGTCGGAGACGCCTTGAAGGATGTGCCGCCTGGTCCCTACAACGTCATCACATGTGTCGCCACCATCCACCACATGCCGTTCAGCGACGCCCTCACCTGCTTCCGTCAGGAGCTGGCGCCTGGCGGAACGCTGGTCGTCGTCGGCGTGTATCGCCCGCAGTCTCGGAGCGATTACCTGATCGACGCCGTGGCCATTCCGGCGAACGTGGCCATGGCCTGGATCAAGAACAAGGGCCGCAAGGCGCCGCGACCAGCCTCAATGACCGCCCCGACCCGACCGGCAACTACGACCTTTGCAGACATCGTTCGCGACGCCCACCAGGCGCTACCCGGTGCACGGCTGCACCGACGACTGTTTTGGCGCTACACGCTGGTCTGGCACCGCCACTAG
- a CDS encoding DUF6262 family protein, which yields MTNPMIDGKRADSARRRERVLKAIDTAAKNGGDITVSGLARAARVDRTFLYRHRDLLERVHAAANTPVNEGRIAAVSRASLQADLTNALDRNKRLAARVRHLESRLSSQLGEAIWAESGLGTPVDIDRLQHRIALLEQELATKQGELEERTEELDASRAANRELTRSLNYRP from the coding sequence ATGACCAATCCCATGATCGATGGAAAACGCGCAGACTCGGCCCGCCGCCGCGAACGCGTCCTCAAAGCCATCGACACCGCCGCCAAGAACGGCGGAGACATCACCGTTTCCGGTCTCGCCAGAGCCGCCCGAGTCGATCGCACCTTCCTCTATCGCCACCGCGACCTACTCGAACGCGTCCATGCCGCCGCCAACACCCCTGTCAATGAGGGGCGAATCGCCGCGGTCAGCCGGGCTTCGCTCCAGGCTGACCTCACAAACGCGCTCGACCGTAACAAGCGCCTTGCGGCACGAGTCCGACATCTAGAGAGCCGGTTGTCCTCCCAACTCGGAGAGGCCATCTGGGCCGAATCCGGCCTCGGCACCCCGGTCGACATCGACCGGCTCCAACACCGCATCGCCCTCCTCGAACAAGAGCTCGCCACCAAGCAGGGCGAACTTGAAGAACGAACAGAAGAGTTGGATGCCTCGCGGGCGGCCAACCGGGAGTTGACCCGATCCCTAAATTACCGGCCTTGA
- a CDS encoding site-specific integrase codes for MTTPGLPDRAVCDPIGLIVDLVAAVEHQLEPDRIRAVVASVAGGRSKSRRLAAHLSEHPRVLNDGRSPAPRAVGDLLIALREAGAQRVSPPCCAECGRQMRTLQRRGQDWYCWNCGPQPEPCAACGNARRVASRDRAGRPRCGKCPDTDGRDPIAVIGALIAALDPQAGRETIADAVRRSAPRPSYQQKLAWTLESNPALLTGEGHLAPHRAVLKLIDLLHEAGIAGIVRPSCPGCHRVVRIDKPLDGKRVCRMCISHSRIEECSGCGARREPATRDDQGRPVCPNCLVSAPANLETCINCGRRKVVNTRTPDGPLCASCPSLPTATCSICDAEKPCGTSRTTGRPWCLDCQHRSAPCSACGGVAAVVSGTLDQPLCTDCTALEVWHTCPTCSDPDYPHPGQCARCLINRRLNELLGPPSDALHPALEVLRNNIATAEHPITAKRWLNKPSVSPVLADLAASRRALTHEALDELPDSPPLAHLRQVLVGVGALSERDEYMVRLERFLTGLLASQQDPEQRKVLHRYAIWHLVRRLRRRSNSRPLTPQQFMSARQRTHAAVAFLTWLKAHDLALETCQQADLDQWLTDDSATYRHTAGHFIRWARTNKLTTVHVPAVRWHGPTQPLDDEHRWNVARRLLHDDTLKPEDRLAGLLLLLYAQGPSAISRLTTEDVEASAQEVRLHLGDAPVRLPEPVAALARLVAANRKGHATIGALTPSPWLFPGGQPGRPISTTQLTQRLNQLGIRPNQARSTALFQLATEIPAGILARTLGIHTDVAVAWQRLSAGDWATYAAEISHRTSRHDHEIASGDRCRDSRHE; via the coding sequence GTGACCACACCCGGGCTCCCCGATCGGGCCGTCTGCGACCCGATCGGGCTCATCGTGGACCTGGTCGCGGCCGTCGAACATCAGCTGGAGCCTGACCGGATCCGTGCCGTGGTCGCCAGCGTCGCGGGCGGCCGCTCGAAGTCACGCCGCCTCGCGGCACATCTCTCTGAGCATCCTCGCGTGCTGAACGACGGTCGCTCGCCGGCGCCCAGGGCCGTCGGCGACCTGCTCATCGCCCTGCGTGAGGCCGGGGCCCAGAGGGTCTCGCCGCCGTGTTGCGCCGAGTGCGGCAGGCAGATGCGAACTCTCCAGCGCCGCGGTCAGGACTGGTACTGCTGGAACTGCGGGCCGCAGCCCGAGCCATGTGCTGCCTGCGGAAACGCCCGCCGGGTCGCTTCACGCGACCGGGCCGGGCGGCCACGATGCGGCAAGTGCCCGGACACCGACGGACGTGACCCCATCGCAGTGATCGGCGCCCTGATCGCCGCGCTGGACCCGCAGGCCGGACGAGAGACGATCGCCGACGCGGTCCGCCGATCGGCGCCTCGTCCCTCCTACCAGCAGAAACTCGCCTGGACCCTGGAATCCAACCCCGCTCTGTTGACCGGGGAAGGCCACCTTGCACCCCACCGCGCGGTCCTCAAACTGATCGACCTGCTGCACGAGGCCGGCATCGCCGGGATCGTCCGGCCCTCCTGCCCCGGCTGCCACAGAGTCGTACGCATCGACAAGCCTCTGGACGGAAAGCGGGTCTGCCGCATGTGCATCTCCCACTCCCGCATCGAGGAGTGCTCGGGATGCGGAGCCCGCCGAGAGCCCGCCACCCGCGACGACCAAGGCCGGCCAGTGTGTCCGAACTGCCTGGTCAGTGCCCCGGCGAACCTGGAGACCTGCATCAACTGCGGCCGGCGAAAGGTCGTGAACACCCGCACACCGGACGGTCCGCTCTGCGCGAGCTGCCCCTCTTTGCCCACCGCGACTTGCAGCATCTGCGACGCGGAAAAGCCCTGCGGCACCTCCCGCACCACGGGTCGGCCATGGTGCCTGGACTGCCAGCATCGCTCAGCGCCGTGCTCGGCCTGCGGCGGCGTCGCGGCGGTCGTCTCCGGCACTCTCGACCAGCCCCTTTGCACGGACTGCACCGCGCTTGAGGTCTGGCACACCTGTCCCACCTGCAGCGATCCCGACTACCCGCACCCCGGCCAGTGCGCTCGCTGTCTCATCAACCGGCGCCTCAACGAGCTCCTGGGCCCTCCATCCGATGCCCTCCACCCCGCTCTCGAAGTCCTGCGGAACAACATCGCCACCGCCGAGCACCCCATCACCGCCAAGCGGTGGCTGAACAAGCCGTCCGTGTCTCCGGTTCTGGCCGACCTCGCGGCCAGCAGACGAGCCCTGACTCACGAGGCCCTCGACGAGCTGCCCGACAGCCCACCTCTCGCTCACCTCCGCCAAGTCCTCGTCGGCGTCGGTGCACTGTCCGAGCGGGACGAGTACATGGTCCGCCTCGAACGCTTCCTCACCGGCCTTCTTGCATCACAGCAAGACCCCGAACAGCGCAAAGTCCTGCACCGGTACGCGATATGGCACCTGGTCCGGCGACTACGTCGACGCAGCAACAGCCGACCCCTGACCCCGCAGCAGTTCATGTCCGCGCGTCAACGAACCCACGCGGCCGTCGCCTTCCTGACCTGGCTGAAAGCTCACGACCTCGCCTTGGAGACCTGCCAGCAGGCCGACCTCGACCAGTGGCTCACCGACGACTCCGCCACCTACCGCCACACGGCCGGACACTTCATCCGCTGGGCTCGCACCAACAAGCTCACCACCGTCCACGTCCCCGCCGTCCGCTGGCACGGCCCCACCCAGCCACTCGATGACGAGCATCGATGGAACGTCGCACGCCGACTCCTGCACGACGACACCCTCAAACCAGAAGACCGCCTCGCAGGACTCCTTCTCCTCCTTTACGCCCAAGGACCGTCAGCGATCAGCCGGTTGACCACCGAGGACGTCGAGGCCAGCGCCCAGGAAGTACGTCTCCACCTTGGCGATGCCCCCGTCCGGTTGCCCGAGCCCGTCGCCGCACTGGCCCGCCTGGTTGCCGCGAACCGCAAGGGTCACGCCACCATCGGGGCCTTGACTCCGTCTCCATGGCTCTTCCCTGGCGGCCAGCCCGGACGGCCGATCAGCACCACACAGCTGACCCAGCGGCTGAACCAGCTCGGGATCCGGCCCAATCAGGCCCGCAGCACCGCGCTCTTCCAGCTCGCCACCGAGATCCCGGCCGGGATCCTCGCCCGCACGCTCGGCATCCACACCGATGTCGCTGTCGCCTGGCAACGTCTCTCCGCGGGCGACTGGGCCACCTACGCAGCCGAGATCAGCCACAGAACAAGTCGCCACGACCACGAAATCGCGTCCGGCGACCGGTGCCGCGACTCACGACACGAATGA